Proteins from a single region of Desulfolutivibrio sulfoxidireducens:
- a CDS encoding outer membrane lipoprotein-sorting protein, with product MAFSLFGVSGRCVAGDDAPSVETIVARSNHASLYQGADCQGTTTMTITDKQGRVRKRQFNMLRKNGDTRDKEQRYFVYFIEPSDVRKMVFMVHKHVGLETDDDRWLYMPSLDLVKRIAASDKRTSFVGSDYLYEDISGRGPEEDTHELLETTDTSYVVKNTPKKPDAVEFASYVAHIDKTTFLPMKIEYFKADNRPYRVIEVLDVASVETTENGARTTYPTVVRSVARDLESGGRTEMVFSNVRYNAGLTDELFTERYLRRAPKEVLQ from the coding sequence ATGGCATTCAGTCTGTTTGGCGTCTCGGGGCGTTGCGTCGCCGGCGATGATGCCCCGTCCGTTGAAACCATCGTCGCCAGGTCGAACCATGCCTCCCTGTATCAGGGCGCGGATTGCCAGGGAACGACGACCATGACCATCACCGACAAGCAGGGCCGGGTTCGCAAGCGGCAGTTCAACATGTTGCGGAAAAACGGCGACACGCGGGACAAGGAGCAGAGGTACTTCGTCTATTTCATCGAACCGTCGGACGTGCGCAAGATGGTCTTTATGGTGCACAAGCATGTGGGTCTGGAAACGGATGACGACCGCTGGCTGTATATGCCGAGTCTCGATCTGGTCAAACGCATCGCGGCCAGCGACAAGCGCACGAGCTTCGTCGGTTCGGATTATCTCTACGAGGACATCTCCGGCCGCGGTCCCGAGGAGGATACCCACGAGCTGCTTGAAACAACGGACACGTCGTATGTCGTGAAAAACACCCCCAAAAAGCCGGACGCGGTGGAGTTCGCCTCCTACGTCGCCCACATCGACAAGACCACCTTTCTTCCCATGAAGATCGAATACTTCAAGGCGGACAACCGGCCGTACCGGGTCATCGAGGTCCTGGACGTCGCGTCCGTCGAGACCACGGAAAACGGCGCGCGGACCACCTATCCGACGGTCGTGCGCTCCGTGGCCAGGGACCTGGAAAGCGGCGGGCGGACGGAAATGGTGTTTTCCAATGTCCGCTACAATGCCGGCCTCACGGACGAGCTCTTCACCGAGCGCTATCTGCGGCGCGCGCCCAAAGAGGTCTTGCAATAA
- a CDS encoding IS5 family transposase, whose translation MNERNSKKPGIADYVVSRRRHKECFLDEIDRLIDWKPFEKLLRKKLSRVANAVGNPAYAPLPMFKILLLQRWYNLSDAAVEECLYDRLSFVRFVRLSLDHDQVPDSSTICRFRQSLLEKNVLKRLLDKLNHQLQRRGILVREGAIVDASVITSSRRPLKVIDILPEDREEDDDEASDVTISYSDDADAAWLRKGNRAYYGYKVHAATDSRDGFLLGGHVTPANHSDTQEFVDILDEIGPMPGGRIYADKGYSSQLNRHVLQARGLADGIMHKAARNRALNPAEKAANRQVSSVRSKVERAFGTLKRGYGFFRTRYLGVPKVELEFLLNAMAFNLKKAALKAAC comes from the coding sequence ATGAACGAGCGCAATTCCAAAAAGCCCGGCATTGCCGACTACGTCGTGTCCCGTCGCAGGCACAAGGAATGCTTCCTGGACGAAATAGATCGCCTCATTGACTGGAAGCCGTTTGAGAAGCTTCTTCGGAAAAAGCTTAGCCGGGTTGCCAATGCCGTTGGCAATCCCGCCTATGCGCCGTTGCCGATGTTTAAAATCCTTCTGCTCCAGAGGTGGTACAACCTGAGCGATGCGGCGGTGGAAGAATGCTTGTACGATCGGTTGTCCTTTGTCCGGTTCGTGCGCCTCTCCCTTGATCATGACCAAGTGCCCGATTCCTCGACCATTTGCCGGTTTCGGCAGAGCCTGCTTGAAAAAAACGTCTTGAAGCGGCTTCTGGACAAACTCAACCATCAACTCCAGCGGCGCGGCATACTGGTACGTGAAGGAGCCATCGTGGACGCGAGCGTCATCACCTCCTCGCGCCGCCCCCTCAAGGTGATCGATATTCTTCCCGAAGACCGCGAGGAAGATGACGACGAGGCGTCGGACGTAACCATCAGCTACTCCGATGACGCCGATGCGGCCTGGTTGCGCAAAGGGAACCGGGCATATTACGGCTACAAAGTCCATGCGGCCACGGACAGCCGGGACGGCTTTCTCCTTGGCGGCCATGTCACGCCGGCCAACCATTCGGATACGCAGGAATTCGTGGATATTCTGGATGAGATTGGCCCCATGCCAGGGGGCCGCATCTACGCAGACAAGGGATACAGCAGCCAGTTGAACAGGCATGTGCTCCAAGCCCGGGGACTTGCTGACGGCATCATGCATAAGGCCGCTCGCAACCGTGCGCTGAACCCCGCCGAAAAAGCGGCAAACCGCCAAGTCAGCAGTGTCCGGTCGAAGGTGGAACGGGCTTTCGGAACGCTCAAGCGAGGTTATGGATTCTTCCGGACGCGTTACCTTGGGGTGCCCAAGGTCGAGCTTGAATTTTTACTCAACGCCATGGCCTTCAACCTAAAAAAGGCGGCGCTCAAAGCGGCATGCTGA